In the Methylophilus sp. 5 genome, one interval contains:
- the sdhC gene encoding succinate dehydrogenase, cytochrome b556 subunit — MIVKKPKKQRPKNLDLFTIRLPINAVVSILHRASGVLLFLIQPLLLWALYLSLSSAQGYTAVATQCQQWPVKLAITVLACAFFHHFYAGIRHLAMDVHWMTTLQKARFSSRVVLWLVAGTMLFVIWAVW, encoded by the coding sequence ATGATTGTTAAAAAGCCTAAAAAACAGCGCCCTAAAAATCTGGATTTATTCACGATCCGTTTGCCAATCAATGCCGTGGTGTCAATTTTGCACCGCGCCAGCGGTGTGCTGCTGTTTTTGATCCAGCCGCTGTTGTTGTGGGCATTGTATTTGTCCTTGTCCAGCGCGCAAGGCTATACAGCCGTGGCCACGCAGTGTCAGCAATGGCCGGTTAAATTGGCCATCACGGTGCTGGCTTGTGCGTTTTTTCATCATTTTTACGCTGGTATTCGCCATTTGGCGATGGATGTGCACTGGATGACAACGTTGCAAAAAGCCAGATTTTCCAGCCGGGTGGTGCTATGGCTGGTCGCGGGCACCATGTTGTTTGTGATATGGGCCGTTTGGTAG